A region from the Triticum urartu cultivar G1812 chromosome 1, Tu2.1, whole genome shotgun sequence genome encodes:
- the LOC125541438 gene encoding MDIS1-interacting receptor like kinase 2-like isoform X2 — MLASMANLGSLHRTLENEELAKELDWHKRITVANDVAQAVSYLHHECSPPIIHRDITSNNILLDTSLKAFVSDFGTARILKPDSSNWSALAGTYGYIAPEMAYTSVVTEKCDVYSFGVVVLELVMGKHPMNLLDGISSGEQDVLVKDILDQRPTTPTRTEEDSLALLVSLAFSCLESSPQARPTMREAYQALIQ, encoded by the exons GGAAGCCTCCACAGGACATTGGAAAATGAGGAGCTGGCAAAGGAATTGGATTGGCACAAGAGAATTACTGTTGCAAATGATGTGGCTCAAGCAGTATCTTATTTGCACCATGAATGTAGTCCGCCTATAATACATCGAGATATCACAAGCAATAACATCTTACTTGATACATCCTTGAAGGCTTTTGTCTCAGATTTTGGCACAGCAAGGATTCTTAAGCCCGATTCATCAAACTGGAGCGCACTAGCAGGAACATATGGGTACATTGCTCCTG AAATGGCGTACACATCTGTTGTGACTGAGAAATGTGACGTCTATAGTTTTGGCGTGGTTGTGCTAGAGTTAGTGATGGGCAAGCATCCAATGAATCTATTAGATGGTATCTCAAGCGGGGAACAAGATGTGCTGGTGAAAGATATTCTAGACCAACGGCCGACAACACCAACAAGAACAGAAGAGGATAGCTTGGCTCTGCTCGTCAGCCTCGCCTTTTCTTGCTTGGAATCTTCTCCGCAAGCAAGACCAACCATGCGGGAGGCATACCAAGCACTCATCCAGTGA